The DNA sequence GTTTCTTCTCGCGAAGGCCACGTAACACGCTTGAGCTCTATACGCGTTTCCGCAAAATATGCTGTAAGTTTTTTTATCATAATCAGCTGTAAGCGTATGAAAGCAGTCAGGGAAAGATACGCTTTTCGTTAAAAATCATTTTTAAAAGGCCCCCCGACGGCCCACAAGACCACGATACTATACTACCAAAAGAAAGTCAATACGATTTCCGGTTAACATATGCCTCCTGGCATATTATAGTTTCCGGATCGATGTACCTCGCACGGCGCTCTCGCGCCACGCAAGACGATCCGGTNNNNNNNNNNNNNNNNNNNNNNNNNNATTTTCGCGGTGCCACTTCTCCGCCCATCAAAACATCAAAAATATGATCCGCTTCTTCAGCGTCCTTTACGGTAACCTTAAGAAACATGCGGCGCTCCGGATCCATAGTTGTCTCCCATAGTTGCTCGGGATTCATCTCTCCCAGTCCCTTATAGCGCTGGATATTAAACCCTTTAGTTGCTTGCGTGCCTCCCTCCGCCTCATTGTCGGATTCTTCGCCTTCATTCGTGTCTTCATTTTTTATTTTTTCACTCTTTTTATTTTTACCTTTCGCTTTTTCTTCTTTAGCGGCTTGCATTTCAGTAAGAACTTTTTCTTTCTCCGCTTCCGTATATGCATAACGAAACTCCCGTCCACGGCTAATTTTATATAAAGGAGGTTGAGCGATATACAAATACCCCGCTTCCACTATAGGGCGGAAATAACGATAAAAAAGCGTCAGAAGAAGTGTGCGGATATGCGCCCCATCCACATCGGCATCCGTCATGATAACGATTTTATGATACCGAAGCTTGTCTATATTAAATTCATCCGCAATGGCCGCACCCAATGCGATTACAAGAGCTTTAATTTCTTTGGAATCAAGCATCTTATCCAGACGCGCGCGCTCCACATTTAATATCTTCCCTCGAAGAGGCAAAATTGCCTGATTACGCCTGTCGCGCGCCTGTTTTGCGGATCCGCCGGCAGAATCTCCCTCAACAAGATACAATTCCGATTCTTCCGCTTTTTTTGACTGGCAATCCGCCAACTTTCCCGGAAGCGTCATCCCGTCCAAAAGACCCTTGCGCAGAATAGTATCTTTGGCAGCCTTAGCTGCTTTGCGCGCCTTTGCCGCCAAAATTACTTTTGCAACAATGGCGCGCGCATCCGTCGGATGTTCTTCCAAAAACATACCGAACGTTTCCGCGAACATGGATTCGGTAATAGTACGCGCTTCGGGGTTTCCTAATTTTGATTTCGTCTGTCCTTCAAATTGCGTCTCTTGTAATTTTATAGAAATGACCACCGTAAGACCTTCCCGTACATCTTCCCCCGTAAGATTTTCTTCGTCCTGTTTAAGAGCACTACTCTTACGTGCGTAATCATTAAGTACCCGCGTAAGGGCGGTGCGAAATCCGGTAATATGCATACCCCCTTCAGGCGTATGAATATTATTCGCAAATCCCATCTCGCGCCCCTGCAGGTCATCCGCATATTGGAGCGCTATTTCTATAAACGCCTCATTAACATCTTTGGAGGCATAAAAAATAGTCTCATGTACCGGCGTGATATCACGATTAAGATATTTTACATAAGACGCAATACCTCCCTCAAAATGAAATCCATAATGTTGTTCGTTTTCGGGATCACGTTCATCGCGAAGAGTCATCCTAATTCCGCGGGTTAAGTACGACTGCTGACGCGCACGGTCCAAAATGCGCTTCCAGTTAAATTCCTTTTCCGTAAAAATATCCGCATCCGGCTCAAACGTAACCGCCGTTCCCTGCGCCGTACATGTACCAACTTTTTTGACCTGCGCCTTCGGTACCCCCCGGTTATATTCCTGGCGATAGAGCGCACCTTCCTTGCATACCTCTACTTTCATGTTGGTGGAAAGAGCATTTACCACCGATGCTCCAACACCATGAAGTCCGCCGGACACTTTATACGCCCCACCGCCAAATTTTCCGCCGGCGTGTAGGGTGGTCATAATCGTTTCCAATGCCGATTTTTTCGTTTGCTTATGAATATCAACGGGTATACCGCGCCCGTCATCGGTAACGCGTACACTATTTCCCGGCAAAATAACGGCTTCAATATGATGCGCATATCCCGCCATTGCCTCATCAATAGCATTATCGATAATTTCCCATACAAGATGATGAAGTCCATCCGGTCCGGTAGAGCCAATATACATCCCCGGACGCTTTCGAACCGGCTCGAGCCCTTCTAATACAAAAATGTCCTTCGCGCCATAGTCCGAAGATCCTTTATTGCCGGATGTCTTTTTTTCCTCTTTTTTAGCCATATATGGATCCATGGTAGCAAAAAATCATACACTACACCAGTATATTTTAGGAAGCCTTTCTTTTTGTAAAAATGGATAGAATTATTATTTCCGCACCTCCCACTCGAGATGTTCGTCGAACGCTTTCATGATTTTTTGCATAATACCATCGACATCGCTGTCTTTAAGAGTGTGTTCATGCGATTGAAACACCAAACGAAACACCAAACTTTTTTTCCCGTCCGGAATTTCACTTCCCTCATACATATCAATAAGATCCGTATCCACAAGCAACTCTCCCGCCGTATTCTCTATTACATCGTACAATTCTACAATGCGATCAGATACGGGCACGAGAACCGCTATGTCCCGCATTATAGACGGATAGCGTGATATGGGCCGAAATTCTTTTTCCTTGCGGACAAGCCGCGCCAAACCATCGGCATCGATTTCAAAAAGAGCAACTTCTCCCCCAATTGAAAATCGCTCCGCCATAATGGGATGAAGCTCCCCCATAGTACCTATGCGTGTGCCGTCTATTGTTATATGCGCCGCCCGATGAGGGTGAAATACTATATCATCCGCCGAAATATCATCAAAATGTGCCGTAATGCCCAGGGCTTCAAAAAAACGGGAAAGAGAGCCTTTAAGTTCAAAAAATGAATGTGCTTTTTTTGATTTTTGTTTATGCGCGATAAATCCCCCCAAATGACGCGCTTCATGATGCGTCAGATCTTTTGCGCGAGAAGTACCAAATACGGAACTAAGCTCAAACATACGCACCGTACTTTCATGCTTCAAATTTTCCGCGGCATTTCGTAAAAGCCCGGGCGTAAGATATGCGCGCATATACTGAAATTCCGCACGAGCGGGATTCTCAAGCTCCAAATACATATGCGGCGTGTCTCCCATAGATGCAATATCACCCGCACTTACAAATGCATAATTATATGTTTCCTGAAACCCAATACCTGCCAGTATATCTTTCATTACATTTTGAAAAAATACAACCTCATCTACACGGGGCGGAATAAGTTCTCCGCGGGGCGGTATCGCTTTTACATTATCATATCCATATATACGCCCTATTTCTTCTATAAGATCTTCCTCAATGCGCAAATCTGTCCTTGCGGGAGGAGGTGTCACTATAAGAAAATCTTTTTTCACTGCAACAGTACAATGCGCACGCTTTAAAAGCGCCTGTATATCCTTTCCCTTAAGTGAGACGCCAAGAAGACTGTTTACATATGCGGGACGTACGGCGATGTGCGGAGCGGATTCTTTTTTGGGATATATATCAAAAACTCCCCGTACGGCTTTTGCGCCGGATATTTTCGCAATCAGACTGCATAAGCGCATAAGAGCATCTTCAGCAAGAAAAGCACTCATGCGTGCCGAATACCTAACAGATGCATCGGTACGAATACCGGTTTGCTCCGACGTACGGCGTATGCCCGGTCCGCTAAAATGAGCCGCCTCCAGTATAATGGTATGCGTATTGGAAGTAATTTCCGCTCTCGAACCTCCCTTAATACCCGCAAGAGCAAGCGGATCATCTTTATCGGCTATGACAAGCATGCTCTCTTCCAAAACAACATCCTGCCCGTCAAGCGTTTTCATTCTCTCGCCTTTTTTAGCATTCCGCACAATAATTTCTTTTTTCCCGGTACCGGAAAGCGCCTGGTAATCGAATGCATGGAGCGGCTGACCTGTTTCAAGCATAATATAATTTGTGGCGTCTACAATGGCATTAATAGACCTAATACCACACACATCAAGCCGTTCCTTCAGCCATGCCGGAGATTCCTTTATCTGAACGCCCTGCATAACGCGCGCCATATAACGCGTACATGCCTCTTTATTTTTTACCGAAACGGTAAGCATATCCTTTATATTCGTTCCTTTTTCTTCCGTACATGCCGCCTTTGGAGAGACAACCGTAAGTTTTGTAACGGCGGCGATATCACGCGCAAGCCCCGCGTGTCCCGACGCATCGGCAACACGATTGGGAAGAATGGCAATCTCAAACATATAATCCTTTCCGTGCTTTTTATATTCCTCCACCTCAAACGCATGCATGGTTAATATGTCCGCCAATTTTTCAGGCGACGGAAGTTTGGGGATATATTCTTTCAGCCAATTGTAAGAAAATTTCATATGGTATAACAGTAAACACTAAATTAAAATTGCTTCAAAAACCGCTCGTCTCCCGCATGGAAAAAACGAATATCCGGAATATGATATTTCATCATTGCCACCCGGTCGATACCCATACCAAACGCAAATCCCTGCCAATATTTCGGGTTTAAGCCGGCCGCCTTGAATACATACGGATGCACCATTCCCGCACCAAGTATTTCAACCCATCCCGTGCGTTTACAAACCGAACATCCTTTTTTGCCGCCGCATATAACGCAACTCATATCAACCTCCACCCCCGGCTCCACGAAAGGAAAATAACTCGGACGAAGACGAATAGTCACTTCTTTTTGAAACAATTCGCTTAAAAATGTCGTGATAATATATTTAAAATGTCCCAGCGAAACATCCTCTCCAACCATCAGCCCCTCCAACTGATACAACTGAATCTCATGCGATGCGTCCGTGGCTTCATACCGAAAAGCGCGTCCCGGCACAATAATCCGAAACGGCGGCTGATGCGCTTCCAAATAACGCACCTGCACGGGAGAAGTGTGCGTTCGCAGTAACAGCCGCTCTTTCTCCGCTCTCTGTCCTTCGTCTTTTTTCTGCTTAATCCAAAACGTATCCCACATATCCCGCGCCGGATGATCCGCCGGAATATTAAGTGCATCAAAATTATAATGCTCCGTTTCTACCTCTTGTCCAACGGCAATAGTAAAGCCCAAGGAAGAAAAAATGCGCTCGATATCGCGGCGGATGATAGTAAGGGGATGAAGTCCTCCTCGCGGCATTTTTACACCGGGTTGAGTAATATCAATGCGCTCCTTTCCAAGCCGCTCGGCATGTTCCTGCTTATTTAACACACGGCGTTTTTCCGCAATCACATCTTCCAGAACACTACGAAGTAAATTTGCCTCCCTGCCAATGTGCTTACGCTGATCGGGAGATAGGTCTTTTACTCCGCGCAAAATGGACGTTACCTTTCCGGAACGACCAAGATACGCAATTTCTATGTCGCGTAATGCCGTGGTATCCGTTGCGCTTTCTATGGAGCGAAGTGCTGATTCTTTAAGTATGTCGAGTGCCTGCATACCCCTATGGTACACATGATAGAGGCCAAGAGCAACATCGTTATTCCTTGCCTACAAATAAAAACCGCGGACCCGTATAATCGTATTCCGGCATGGTCACTTCTTCCAAAAACATATCTTTCGGACGCACAAACATCCGAAACGCTCCGTAAAGAGGTATGTATAAAACCATTTTTCCCATTGTTTCGGAATGTGTTACCTCTCCTAAAACAAGATACATCTTTCCTTTATAATGCTTATATATTCCTTTTTGTATTTCACCCATATGTTTATATTATTACATGCATAATTATTGCATTTCCCTCTTCCACATACTAAACTGCCATCAAATAGTATAATTTACTTTACATTATGGAGGTTGTCATGAAAGGGACTGAAACAGATTTATCCGTTCACGTTCATATTGTGTATCCACCTCGCCCCGGTATTGTATGTGCATGCACTGACTGCCGAACGCATCTTCGGGAAGGAAAGGCAATTATTGAATTAACTCAGGGAATACGCTGTTTTATATTGGAAAAACCCCATACCGTCCACTGTTGCGGCGCAATGCGACACGTACCATTCACGTTTAAAAGCATTCGCGGCGCTTCCCGTTTTGCAAAGCGCCTTCGCCGCCGCCTGCAAAACCCTCATGTATTCTCTAACCTGCGTGTTATTCCCGGATCTCTCGTAACGCAATATTTTAAGTCATAATCGCTCACACGAGCGGTTTTTATTTATAATTTCTTAAACTAGCCAAATGCGATAAGCACCCCATTTTACTTAATCTTACAATAAAATAAGAATCATTGCTTTCCCGCTCATACTCACAATGTTAATATTTTTTGGCATATAAACTTCCACCATCTTCTATTCACTGGGAGCGCGGATAGGCCGTCTATTCACCCGCAAACTAAGCGTGAAGAAGAGAGGTGGAATGATATGTGGAAATACTGTGCCCTATATATACATATAGGAATAGGAAATCATTTTTGTGTCGAACTTGTAATATTTTGTCAATTATTTCAAAAGAAGAAGCTCTAACAAGAATGTTAGAGCTTAAAAACTGATATGCAAGGTAACGATATTACCTACCTGTTTTGGGTTTTTCCGGCATGCCATGCCTGATAACAATAGTAAACAGCACCTATAATTGCCCCAACACACGCAATAAGAAAAACGGGATTCATTTCATCTATTGGTGTTCCCATAACAACCTCCTATGCAGGAATTCTTAAAAATCTTCTTAATCGCACAATGCTTCTGTCGCTTACAAACGGAACGGCCGGACCGCCCGCAAGTCCTTCTCGTGATGGTGCAAACAGCTCATAGGATAAGTCATACAGCCAGCCGATAACATATAACATCGCCATTCCACCAAATGAGAGTAACTGCCCAACATACCAATACCACAAAAATGACGCCACGCCAACGACTAGCAGAATACGCACTAACTTTTCAGGTCGCGGAATTGTTGTAATGAGCAACACATTGGTAAACGTCTGTTGTAGAATCACCCCAAACAAAACTGCATATAGAAAATCCACAAAACCAAATAGAAACCCCTGGACCCGCTCTTCATTAGCATCTGCCACAAAACACCTCCTTTTAAGATTTTAAAAAAGCATTGCATAAAAACATGCGTACGTCAAAACCGCAGGCGGATATGATTGTTTACCCTATTTAAAAACAATCCTGCATTACCCCACACAAATGGCAGCCATATGGGGAAATTAAAAATATGCGGTTCCGTGTAACTCCAAGCGCCGTAGTGTATTACAAGTGCTTCACTCAACGGGCCAAATAGAAATGCGACAATATAAATTATGATCGCGCTTTTATACCGTTCTGTCATCATCATACCAATACCAACAGCAAGCAGAAGAACAACCAATACAAACGGTTGCCGCCAAAAAAATGAGGTAAGCAATAACGTCGTAATAGTCAGAAGTCCGTTAAGTATTGTTTTATTTCTTTCTATCATTTTACAAGTATACCCAAAAATACTCAGATGGTATATACATATTATTGTTGTGTCTATTCACCTGCAAACTAAGCGTGAAGAAGAGATATGGAATGTTATACATTACCCGTTTTAATCCTATATCATACAGGAAGGGAAATCCTTCGCTTAATGAATATTAAACGATAGTTTTGCAACCAAACACGCATATAAAAAGCCTATTGAATATTCAACAGGCTTTTATATTCCGCCACGAGAAAAAAATTAATTCGTCTCAACAATGCCAAATGATTGCGTTGCTGAATTCCACCGCAACCCCACATGCACATCCTCCTTTTCCGTTATGGCACCATTAGCATCGCTGGGTACATATATGCCGTCTATCATAACCGTGTCCCCCACCAAACTTACTTCTGCAGTGGTGAGATCCAGGTTAGGAATGAACGCCCTGTCGGCAGGACGCAGTACCGTGATGGTGTTGGTTTGCACAACTGTTCCGCGCGGCTGAAAATGAACCTCCATGCGCACCGTATGCGTTCCGGACCGA is a window from the Candidatus Ryanbacteria bacterium CG10_big_fil_rev_8_21_14_0_10_43_42 genome containing:
- the gyrB gene encoding DNA topoisomerase (ATP-hydrolyzing) subunit B translates to MAKKEEKKTSGNKGSSDYGAKDIFVLEGLEPVRKRPGMYIGSTGPDGLHHLVWEIIDNAIDEAMAGYAHHIEAVILPGNSVRVTDDGRGIPVDIHKQTKKSALETIMTTLHAGGKFGGGAYKVSGGLHGVGASVVNALSTNMKVEVCKEGALYRQEYNRGVPKAQVKKVGTCTAQGTAVTFEPDADIFTEKEFNWKRILDRARQQSYLTRGIRMTLRDERDPENEQHYGFHFEGGIASYVKYLNRDITPVHETIFYASKDVNEAFIEIALQYADDLQGREMGFANNIHTPEGGMHITGFRTALTRVLNDYARKSSALKQDEENLTGEDVREGLTVVISIKLQETQFEGQTKSKLGNPEARTITESMFAETFGMFLEEHPTDARAIVAKVILAAKARKAAKAAKDTILRKGLLDGMTLPGKLADCQSKKAEESELYLVEGDSAGGSAKQARDRRNQAILPLRGKILNVERARLDKMLDSKEIKALVIALGAAIADEFNIDKLRYHKIVIMTDADVDGAHIRTLLLTLFYRYFRPIVEAGYLYIAQPPLYKISRGREFRYAYTEAEKEKVLTEMQAAKEEKAKGKNKKSEKIKNEDTNEGEESDNEAEGGTQATKGFNIQRYKGLGEMNPEQLWETTMDPERRMFLKVTVKDAEEADHIFDVLMGGEVAPRK
- the pheT gene encoding phenylalanine--tRNA ligase subunit beta, translated to MKFSYNWLKEYIPKLPSPEKLADILTMHAFEVEEYKKHGKDYMFEIAILPNRVADASGHAGLARDIAAVTKLTVVSPKAACTEEKGTNIKDMLTVSVKNKEACTRYMARVMQGVQIKESPAWLKERLDVCGIRSINAIVDATNYIMLETGQPLHAFDYQALSGTGKKEIIVRNAKKGERMKTLDGQDVVLEESMLVIADKDDPLALAGIKGGSRAEITSNTHTIILEAAHFSGPGIRRTSEQTGIRTDASVRYSARMSAFLAEDALMRLCSLIAKISGAKAVRGVFDIYPKKESAPHIAVRPAYVNSLLGVSLKGKDIQALLKRAHCTVAVKKDFLIVTPPPARTDLRIEEDLIEEIGRIYGYDNVKAIPPRGELIPPRVDEVVFFQNVMKDILAGIGFQETYNYAFVSAGDIASMGDTPHMYLELENPARAEFQYMRAYLTPGLLRNAAENLKHESTVRMFELSSVFGTSRAKDLTHHEARHLGGFIAHKQKSKKAHSFFELKGSLSRFFEALGITAHFDDISADDIVFHPHRAAHITIDGTRIGTMGELHPIMAERFSIGGEVALFEIDADGLARLVRKEKEFRPISRYPSIMRDIAVLVPVSDRIVELYDVIENTAGELLVDTDLIDMYEGSEIPDGKKSLVFRLVFQSHEHTLKDSDVDGIMQKIMKAFDEHLEWEVRK
- a CDS encoding phenylalanine--tRNA ligase subunit alpha, with protein sequence MQALDILKESALRSIESATDTTALRDIEIAYLGRSGKVTSILRGVKDLSPDQRKHIGREANLLRSVLEDVIAEKRRVLNKQEHAERLGKERIDITQPGVKMPRGGLHPLTIIRRDIERIFSSLGFTIAVGQEVETEHYNFDALNIPADHPARDMWDTFWIKQKKDEGQRAEKERLLLRTHTSPVQVRYLEAHQPPFRIIVPGRAFRYEATDASHEIQLYQLEGLMVGEDVSLGHFKYIITTFLSELFQKEVTIRLRPSYFPFVEPGVEVDMSCVICGGKKGCSVCKRTGWVEILGAGMVHPYVFKAAGLNPKYWQGFAFGMGIDRVAMMKYHIPDIRFFHAGDERFLKQF
- a CDS encoding DUF1653 domain-containing protein, encoding MGEIQKGIYKHYKGKMYLVLGEVTHSETMGKMVLYIPLYGAFRMFVRPKDMFLEEVTMPEYDYTGPRFLFVGKE